The sequence CCGTATTCAACGTGGTGGTACATTCTTGTATTCTGCAAGATATCCTGAATTTGCTAACGTAGAAGGTCAACTCAAGGGTATTGATCAATTGAAGAAATTCGGAATTGACGCATTAGTTGTTATCGGTGGCGATGGTTCTTACCATGGTGCATTGCGTTTAACTGAACATGGTTACAACACAATCGGCCTACCAGGAACAATTGATAACGATATTCCATTCACTGACTTTACAATTGGCTTCGATACAGCTGTTTCTACTGCTGTTGACGCTATTGATAAGTTACATGATACTGCCAGCTCTCATGAAAGAACATTTATTGTTGAAGTAATGGGAAGAGGCGCAGGTGACGTTGCCCTTTGGGCTGGTGTTGCCGGCGGTGCTCAAAAGATCATCGTTCCAGAACGTGACTTCGATATTGCAGAAATTGCAGAAGAAGTTAAAAAAGGTCGTCAAAACGGCAATAAGAATATGATTATTGTCTTGGCCGAAGGTGTTATGCACGCTGACGAATTCAAGAAAGAATTAGACAAGTATGGTGACTTTGATTCACGTGCAACTGTCCTAGGACATGTTCAACGTGGTGGTTCACCAACTGCAAGAGATCGTGTCTTAGCAAGTAAGATGGGTGCTCACGCAGTTGATTTGCTTCTTGACGGTAAGGGTGGTCTTGCCGTTGGTATCGAAGACAACAAGATTACTTCTCATGATATTCTTGACTTGTTCGATAGCAAGCACAAACCTGATTTATCACTCTATGACTTAAACGAATCTATTAGCAGATAAGTTAAGCATTAAGTGAAGTAATTTGTTACAATAAACGATGAATACAACAAGAAAAGGGGATTCTCGATGAAAAGAACTAAAATTGTAAGTACACTTGGACCTGCTAGTAACGATGTCGACACAATCGTTAAATTGATTGAAGCCGGAGCTAACATTTTCCGTTTCAACTTCTCACACGGTGACCATGCTGAACACAAAGCTCGTATGGAAATGGTACACGAAGCTGAAAAAATTACTGGTAAGACTGTAGGTATCGTTCTTGATACTAAGGGTGCTGAAATCCGTACTACTGTCCAAGAAGGCGGCAAGTTCGAAGCTAAGATTGGTCAAACAATCCGTATCTCAATGGATGACTCATTAACAGGTACACCAGAAAAGATTGCTTCAACATATCCTGGACTATACGATGATACACATGTTGGTGGTCACGTATTGATCGATGATGGTCTTGTTGATTTGAAGATTACTGAAAAAGATGACAAGAACCGTGAATTGGTTACAGTTGTACAAAACGAAGGTATGATCGGCTCAAGAAAGAGTATCAATGCTCCTGGTGTTGAAGTTCGTCTACCTGGTATCACTGAAAAAGATTCAGACGATATTCGTTTCGGTCTAGATCAAGGTATCAACTTCATCTCAGCTTCATTCGTTCGTAAAGCTCAAGATGTCCTAGATATTCGTGAAATCCTTGAAGAAAAACACTGTGAATACGTACAAATCTTCCCTAAGATTGAATCACAAGAAGGTATCGACAATATCGATTCTATTCTTAAAGTTTCAGATGGTTTGATGATTGCTCGTGGTGACATGGGTGTTGAAATTCCATTTGAAAACGTACCATTCGTACAAAAATCATTGATCAAGAAGTGTAACGCTTTAGGTAAACCAGTTATCACTGCTACACAAATGCTTGACTCAATGCAAGAAAACCCACGTCCTACACGTGCCGAAGTTACTGATGTTGCTAACTCTGTTCTTGATGGTACAGATGCTACAATGCTTTCAGGTGAAAGTGCTAACGGTGACTACCCTGTAGAAGCTGTTGCTGCTATGGCTCGTATCGACGAACGTACAGAACAACAATTAGACAAGACTAACGCACTTGCTATCCAAAGATTCGAAGACTACAAAGGTTCAAACGTCACAGAATCAATCGGTGAATCAGTTGTTAGAACTGCTGAAGAACTAAACATCAATACAATCGTTACAGCTACAAAGAGTGGTTACACTGCACGTATGATTTCTAAATACCGTCCAAGTGCTGACATTCTTGCTGTTACATTTGATGAAAAGACACAACGTGGTTTGACAGTTAACTGGGGTGTTGATCCTATTATTGCTGACAAGCCAGAAAACACTGATGAAATGTTTGACTTAGCTGCTAAGAAGGCTCAAGAACGTGGCTTTGCCAAGGAAGGTGACTTGATCCTTATCGTTGCCGGTGTTCCTGTTGGTGAAAGTGGTACAACAAACGTTATGAAGGTTCAATTGATCGGTTCAACATTGGTTAAAGGCCAAGGTGTTGGTGAAGAATCAGTTGTTGGTAACGTTGTAGTTGCTCACAATGCTGAAGAAGCAAACAAGAAGATCAACGAAGGTGACGTATTAGTTACAGAAATGACTGATAAAGATTACCTACCAGCTCTTGAAAAGGCTAGTGCCGTTGTTGTTGAAAACGGTGGTTTGACTTCACATGCTGCTGTTGTTGGTATTGCTATGGGTCTACCTGTAGTTGTTGGTGCTAAGAATGCTACATCACTTGTTAAAGATGGTGACACTGTTACTGTTGATTCAAGACGTGGTGTTGTATACAAGGGTGCTTCACGTTCACTATAATTTTTAAATAAAATTATAATTAACTGTAAAATATAAATTGACTGAAAGAAACTGACGAGTTTCTTTCAGTTTTTTTGTGTTTGCGTTAATATCATAGTATTAAAGAATTTTGAGGTGAAAGATTGTCAAATAAAGATGTACTTGTTTTTGAAATTGAGCAAGCTAAAGGAAAACCTAGAGATGTTGAGAAGAAAAAGAAGAAAGATTATTGTCCTTTCTGTGATACTAAGAACTTAACTAATATCATTGAACAAAAGGGCGATATGATTTGGTTGGAAAATAAATTCAAGACCTTAAAAGATACAAATCAAACTCTAGTAATTGAATCTAGCGATCATTATGGTGATATTTCTAACTATTCAGTCGAGAAGAACCAAGAAGTGTTTGAATTCATTTATCATTGCTGGAATGAAATGATTCAAAGTAAGAAATATGAAAGTGTCTTGATGTACAAGAATTTTGGACCTATGTCCGGTGGTTCTTTGCGTCATCCGCATTTCCAAATCATTGGCTTAGATAAGGTTGATGGCTACAAACACGTAGAAGAAGAGAACTTTACTGGAATGGACGTCTTCAACTCCAAACACATTAATGTTAATGTTTCACAAAAACCAATCATGGGTTTTGTTGAATTTAACGTTGTTATTAATAATCCTAAGTACATCGATGATTTGGCCGAATTTACTAGAGTGACAGTTAAGTATGTCTTAGATGATCTCTACGGTGGTAAATTCGATTCATATAATATTTTCTTCTATAAATTTGGTAAGAAAATAATTTGTAAGATTGAAGCAAGATACGTTGTTTCTCCTTATTTTGTCGGTTATCGTTTGTCGCAACGTGATGGTGACAAGCAGGTTAGAGGAATTGCTGATGTCTTGTTGAAGAGATTACAAGAGAACGCCCAAAGTGACGAAATTAAATAAATAAAAATAAGCTGATAAATTTTAAAATAATTATCAGCTTATTTTTTTGACATAATATCCATTGTACGCAACTTATTTAAATTAATCTTATGTAACGTTATAATAAGTAATATAAAATGTTTTACGAAAACATAAATATAAAAACAAAAAGCAAACCATCAAAAGACGGTCTGCTTAGATTAGATTAATTAGTCACCAGGTTGGTAATCTTTATCAATAATCAAAATAGGTTTGATAGTCTTACCACTGACTGAATCAGCGTCAGCTTCATTGATTTGGTCAAAGTCATAGAATTTTTCTGTTAGATCGAATGGGAAGGCACCCATTTGATAGAATTTGATCAAGCGAGGGATATCAACTTGAGGAATTGAGTCACCCATGTTTACACCGACAATCTTTTTATCATCAACACAAAGGTCGTTCCAAGTACTGATGTCGATGTTATGTGGTGTAACAGCGATTGTGGCAGTAGTACCACCTTGTGTCAAAGCAGCGATTGAATCTGTCATAACTTTAGCAACACCAGTAGTATCAACGGCCCAGTCAACACCTAAACCACCTGTGATCTTCTTGATTGCTTCAACGGCATCTTCATTCTTACTATTAACGATATCAGTAGCACCCATTTTCTTGGCTAATTCCAAACGTGAATCGACAATATCAACGGCGATAACATTGACACATCCAGAGATCTTACCAGCCATCATAGCAGCAAGACCAACGGCACCAGTACCGAAGACAGCAATTGTGTCACCAGGTTTTGGTTGAAGGGTATTGAAGACAGTACCACTACCAGTTACGTAGCCACAGCCCAAAAGTCCAAGTTTTCTTAAGTCTAGATCCTTAGGAACTTTAACAGCATTACGCTTGTCAATTACAGTGTGTGTTGTAAATGATGATTGATTGAACATGTCACTTACGTGGTGGCCATCTTCTGTAAAGTGATCTGAACCATCGGGACGTGTACCTGAAAGGTTAGATGCAGCATACTTACGACATTGTGTAGGCTTACCCTTTAGACAGTTATCACATTCGCCACATGAGTAGAATGACATAATGATATGATCACCAGGTTTAAAGTTTGTAACATTTTTACCAACTTTTTCGACAATTCCGGATCCCTCATGTCCAAGAATAACTGGAAAACTAAATGCAGCGTCACCTTTACGTAGAGCTTCATCAGAGTGGCAGATACCTGAAGCAACTACCTTAACTTGTAGACCATCATCGGTCATGTCAGCTAATTCAACGTCATCTTTAATAACGAATGGATCATTTACTTTATCAACTACAGCAGCTTTAATTTTCATAACAAAATCCTTCTCTCAATATTAAATTTGTAATCGCTTACTACAAAGAAAATTATTTCACTCTTTTAAAAGAATTTCAACGTTGACATTGAAAAAAATATGATTATCATATAGTACTTATTTGATTAAAAAAATGATGAGTCTAATTTTTTGTTATCTGGTGTTTTTGGAACTACACTAGATATGTAAGAGAACTAGGAGAATTAAATGAAATTTGATAAAAATGATTTTGATTTTATAACGACGGTTGGTCCTAAAAAGCTGTATCGTAGTGAGCAAAAGAAAAATGTTTTTGCGTTAGTCAACGATGATCAAAAGGGACTATCAATCTTTGACAAGATTCAAACAGCTGAGATTATGGCAGCTGCACGAAGATATGATAAGTACAAAGATGATAAATACAACACTGGGCAAGAAGAATCAGATTATATCAATTCAATGTTTAAAATTCATGCTATGAACTAGAATTCATTCTATTTGGTTAGAGTGAGTTCTTTTTTTAGTGTGAAGTTATTACTTAGTCGTTCTTTCTGATATAATATAGAAGATTAAATATTCAATAATAGATACCCTCTAGTAGTTGGGGGTATTTTTATTCTAGATAAATAAAATGTCAAAAAGAGTATGGTGAAAAATGGAAGCAGCAGAAATGTACGGTCAAGTATTGCCAGGAACGGTAACCGACCTTAATAAGGATGAAGCCTTTGTTCAAGTAGAGGGGGTAACTTTTGCCTTAGATTTAACTGAATTAACCGAAATACCTGAATTAGGTGATCAAATAGCAGGATTTGTTTATGAAAATCAAGCTCATAAGAATAAAATGACGACAGTTTTACCCTTTGTAACTCAAGGAGTTTGGGATTTCGCGGAAGTTACTGAAGTAAGAACTGACTTGGGAGTTTTCGTCAATGTTGGTTTGGAAGACAAGGATATCGTGGTTTCTTTGGATGATCTACCATTAGAGCACAGCGAATGGCCTAAAAAGGGCGATAATTTAATGGTCAAATTGGAAATTGATCATAAGGGTCGTCTATGGGGCAAATTAGCCGATATCGAACTTTACACACAGATTGCTCGTAGTCCTAGTACAGATCTAAAAGAATTGATGAACAAGAATGAAGAAGGAACTGTGATTGCCATTAGAGAATCCGGTGCTTTTGTCATGACTGATAGTTACTACATGGGCTTTGTCCACGTTGATGAACAAGACCAACCCTTACACATTGGTCAACATATCAAAACTCGTGTGATTGGTTCAAGTCACCGTCGTTTGAATCTCTCAATGCGTCCTCGTGCTTATGAAGAAATCACACCTGATGCTCAAATGATCATGGCTGTTTTGGAACACGCTCGTGATGGTAAGATTCCTTATACTGATAAAAGTGATCCTGATGATATCAGAGAATATTTCGGTATCAGTAAGGGTAGTTTTAAGCGTGCCCTTGGTAATTTGATGAAACAAAAGAAAATCGAACAAAAAGATGGCTACACTTATCTCAAATAGAGGTGATGTTTAGTGAGTGATAAATTAACGATTAAAAATCAAACTATGATTGATACTTTATCTGATTATGCACGCTATTTGAGATTGGACCGCGGTTTATCGAAGAATACAATTACTTCTTATAACCAGGATTTGTTAGAATTTAGTCAATTTTTAGAAAATAAAAAAGCTACGTTCTATCCAGAAGATCATTTTGTTATTACACAATTCTTTGCTAGTCAGGATAAAGCTGGCAAGTCGAAAAACTCTCAAATGCGGATGTTTTCTTCTTTAAAGAAATTTTATCAATGGTTAGAACTGCTCGATAAGATTCCTACTAATCCAATGAATGAACTGGATGCTCCTAAAAAAGGAAGCCATTTACCAGTAGTTTTGTCGATGGATGAAGTTAACAAGTTGATCGAATCTCCAGATATTTCAACAAGTCTTGGCATTAGAGATCGGACGATTTTTGAAGTAATGTACGCTACCGGTCTTAGAGTTAGTGAATTAGTCAATTTAAAGATGGATGATTTACATTTGGATTTACAATTGATCAAAACCTTAGGAAAAGGCTCTAAAGAAAGACTTTTGCCAATTAGTGAAACAGCCATTAAATGGTTGAATAAGTATTTGCAAGAGACTCGTCAACCTTTGGTTACAAAATATGGTCAGCAGGCGGAGGTTTTCCTGAACTTTCGTGGTAAGAAATTAACTCGGCAGTCGATTTGGCGCATGATCAAAAAATATATTGCTCAAGTAGGTATTACTAAAGATGTGACACCACATACTTTGCGTCATTCTTTTGCAACTAATTTATTGGAGAATGGGGCAGATTTACGTGTAGTTCAGGAATTGTTGGGACATTCAGATATTTCAACGACTCAAATTTATACGCACGTTAATAAGACGCGGATGAAGCAAGTTTATAACAAGACTTTTCCCAGAGCATAGGAGGATTTATGCTTAGTAAATATAGTGATGAGAATAAAAAAATTGCCATGGGCTTTTTATCATATATTAATGATTTAAAAGACTTCCATAATATGGAACAAGAGTTGAATCTTTATTCAGAAGATGAGAATCGACAATTGTATTTATGGAAGAGCAATATGGACGATTATTCTGGAATTGTCGCCTTATCTTTTTCTGAAGGGACTGTTTTCATTGAATATATTTCGTTGAACCCCTCTTATCGCTCGCAAAGTAATATTTTTAAAATTTTTGATGATGTTCAGAAACGGTTTCCTAAATTAGTTATTTTGGGAAATTTTGAATTGAGTAAAGATATAAAACTTTGGCGTCAAAATAAAGAGAAACTTGAGAAGGATTTGGAAGAAACAGATTAATGCAAAAATTAAATTTAGTTCTAACCGACTTTGAAGGTCCAATTGATTTGTTGTTGCATTTGATCAAGGAATCAAAAGTTGATATTTACGATATTCCGATAGCTCAAATTACTCAACAGTATTTGGATTATTTGAAGAGTATGAAAGTATTGCAATTAGATATTGCTGGTGACTATTTAGTCATGGCATCGACATTAATGTCAATTAAAAGTAAAATGCTGTTACCTCAAGCACCAGACGAAATTGAAGATGAGTTGCAAGATGAAGATCCTCGTGATCAGTTAGTTTCGCAATTGTTAACTTATCAAACTTTCAAAAAAGTAGCAGCTTATTTTGAAGAAAAAGAGCAGTATCGTAAGCAGCAATTCGACAAGGAAGTCAGCATTCCTAACAAGCAATTGGAACAGTTTCTTGAACCTGGTTCGGTTGCTCTAACGGATTTGGCAACGACATACGCTGAATTATTACGTGAGCAGAAGAATCGTCAGCCAGAAACAGAAACAATTGAAAATGAAACACTTTCGATTGAGGATGCGACTGATAATATCATGACGGAATTGAAGTCCGTTAAGAAAACTACTTTTAAAGCACTTTTGAAATTAAACGGCAATATTGAAGAAATCGTTACTGATTTTATGGCGATTTTGGAAATGGCTCGAAAACAAATTGTTTCAGTTCAACAGGCTGATTTTAAGAGTGAATTATTTATTGAATTGAGGAATTAAACGTGTATCAAGCAAAAATAATGGCATTATTGTTTGTGGCCGGTGATCAAGGCATCAAAGAAAAAGATTTGGTCGAGTTATTGGAAATCGATAGTGCCGCTTTACGACAAAATCTCGAAGAATTACAAGTTAAATTGCTAACTGATGGAGATTCTGGCATCCAATTAGTCAATTACAATTCACTTTATAAATTAGTTACGAAAAATGAATTCAGTGATCTTTTGACGAAATATTTCAAATCAGGCTTAGGGACTAAACTTAGTCAAGCTGCTTTAGAAGTATTATCGATCATCGCTTATCGACAACCAATTACTAGGATTGAAATTGATGAAATTCGTGGCGTGCAAAGTTCCGGAAGCTTGAATACTTTGTTGATGCGAAAGAT comes from Companilactobacillus pabuli and encodes:
- a CDS encoding S1 RNA-binding domain-containing protein produces the protein MEAAEMYGQVLPGTVTDLNKDEAFVQVEGVTFALDLTELTEIPELGDQIAGFVYENQAHKNKMTTVLPFVTQGVWDFAEVTEVRTDLGVFVNVGLEDKDIVVSLDDLPLEHSEWPKKGDNLMVKLEIDHKGRLWGKLADIELYTQIARSPSTDLKELMNKNEEGTVIAIRESGAFVMTDSYYMGFVHVDEQDQPLHIGQHIKTRVIGSSHRRLNLSMRPRAYEEITPDAQMIMAVLEHARDGKIPYTDKSDPDDIREYFGISKGSFKRALGNLMKQKKIEQKDGYTYLK
- the xerD gene encoding site-specific tyrosine recombinase XerD, whose amino-acid sequence is MIDTLSDYARYLRLDRGLSKNTITSYNQDLLEFSQFLENKKATFYPEDHFVITQFFASQDKAGKSKNSQMRMFSSLKKFYQWLELLDKIPTNPMNELDAPKKGSHLPVVLSMDEVNKLIESPDISTSLGIRDRTIFEVMYATGLRVSELVNLKMDDLHLDLQLIKTLGKGSKERLLPISETAIKWLNKYLQETRQPLVTKYGQQAEVFLNFRGKKLTRQSIWRMIKKYIAQVGITKDVTPHTLRHSFATNLLENGADLRVVQELLGHSDISTTQIYTHVNKTRMKQVYNKTFPRA
- the scpB gene encoding SMC-Scp complex subunit ScpB translates to MALLFVAGDQGIKEKDLVELLEIDSAALRQNLEELQVKLLTDGDSGIQLVNYNSLYKLVTKNEFSDLLTKYFKSGLGTKLSQAALEVLSIIAYRQPITRIEIDEIRGVQSSGSLNTLLMRKMIKEHGKKNVPGHPNLYVVTDEFFDYFGIKSLDDLPKIENFEDNSNTGEIDGES
- the pfkA gene encoding 6-phosphofructokinase, with translation MKRIGILTSGGDAPGMNAAIRAVTRRAIDKGLEVFGINYGYAGLVAGDIFPLTSADVSDRIQRGGTFLYSARYPEFANVEGQLKGIDQLKKFGIDALVVIGGDGSYHGALRLTEHGYNTIGLPGTIDNDIPFTDFTIGFDTAVSTAVDAIDKLHDTASSHERTFIVEVMGRGAGDVALWAGVAGGAQKIIVPERDFDIAEIAEEVKKGRQNGNKNMIIVLAEGVMHADEFKKELDKYGDFDSRATVLGHVQRGGSPTARDRVLASKMGAHAVDLLLDGKGGLAVGIEDNKITSHDILDLFDSKHKPDLSLYDLNESISR
- a CDS encoding DUF4931 domain-containing protein, with the translated sequence MSNKDVLVFEIEQAKGKPRDVEKKKKKDYCPFCDTKNLTNIIEQKGDMIWLENKFKTLKDTNQTLVIESSDHYGDISNYSVEKNQEVFEFIYHCWNEMIQSKKYESVLMYKNFGPMSGGSLRHPHFQIIGLDKVDGYKHVEEENFTGMDVFNSKHINVNVSQKPIMGFVEFNVVINNPKYIDDLAEFTRVTVKYVLDDLYGGKFDSYNIFFYKFGKKIICKIEARYVVSPYFVGYRLSQRDGDKQVRGIADVLLKRLQENAQSDEIK
- a CDS encoding NAD(P)-dependent alcohol dehydrogenase; the encoded protein is MKIKAAVVDKVNDPFVIKDDVELADMTDDGLQVKVVASGICHSDEALRKGDAAFSFPVILGHEGSGIVEKVGKNVTNFKPGDHIIMSFYSCGECDNCLKGKPTQCRKYAASNLSGTRPDGSDHFTEDGHHVSDMFNQSSFTTHTVIDKRNAVKVPKDLDLRKLGLLGCGYVTGSGTVFNTLQPKPGDTIAVFGTGAVGLAAMMAGKISGCVNVIAVDIVDSRLELAKKMGATDIVNSKNEDAVEAIKKITGGLGVDWAVDTTGVAKVMTDSIAALTQGGTTATIAVTPHNIDISTWNDLCVDDKKIVGVNMGDSIPQVDIPRLIKFYQMGAFPFDLTEKFYDFDQINEADADSVSGKTIKPILIIDKDYQPGD
- a CDS encoding segregation and condensation protein A codes for the protein MQKLNLVLTDFEGPIDLLLHLIKESKVDIYDIPIAQITQQYLDYLKSMKVLQLDIAGDYLVMASTLMSIKSKMLLPQAPDEIEDELQDEDPRDQLVSQLLTYQTFKKVAAYFEEKEQYRKQQFDKEVSIPNKQLEQFLEPGSVALTDLATTYAELLREQKNRQPETETIENETLSIEDATDNIMTELKSVKKTTFKALLKLNGNIEEIVTDFMAILEMARKQIVSVQQADFKSELFIELRN
- the pyk gene encoding pyruvate kinase — encoded protein: MKRTKIVSTLGPASNDVDTIVKLIEAGANIFRFNFSHGDHAEHKARMEMVHEAEKITGKTVGIVLDTKGAEIRTTVQEGGKFEAKIGQTIRISMDDSLTGTPEKIASTYPGLYDDTHVGGHVLIDDGLVDLKITEKDDKNRELVTVVQNEGMIGSRKSINAPGVEVRLPGITEKDSDDIRFGLDQGINFISASFVRKAQDVLDIREILEEKHCEYVQIFPKIESQEGIDNIDSILKVSDGLMIARGDMGVEIPFENVPFVQKSLIKKCNALGKPVITATQMLDSMQENPRPTRAEVTDVANSVLDGTDATMLSGESANGDYPVEAVAAMARIDERTEQQLDKTNALAIQRFEDYKGSNVTESIGESVVRTAEELNINTIVTATKSGYTARMISKYRPSADILAVTFDEKTQRGLTVNWGVDPIIADKPENTDEMFDLAAKKAQERGFAKEGDLILIVAGVPVGESGTTNVMKVQLIGSTLVKGQGVGEESVVGNVVVAHNAEEANKKINEGDVLVTEMTDKDYLPALEKASAVVVENGGLTSHAAVVGIAMGLPVVVGAKNATSLVKDGDTVTVDSRRGVVYKGASRSL